A genomic region of Miscanthus floridulus cultivar M001 chromosome 3, ASM1932011v1, whole genome shotgun sequence contains the following coding sequences:
- the LOC136542692 gene encoding uncharacterized protein gives MPSASGPVAVASASAAAKAAPSVAVGISPDLYPTEDDLPYEEEILREPFKLKGWWRYLVARAAAPFAKRAVIYERALKALPGSYKLWHAYLRDRLDHARPHPIDHPAYSSLNNTFERALATMHKMPRVWVLYLTSLLDQRLLTRARRSFDRALRALPVTQHDRIWPLYLRLASLPACPVETSLRVFRRYLQFDPSHAEDFINFLISANHWQEAANRLASVLNDDGFRSVKGKTRHQLWLELCEILTKHADEVAGLKVDAILRGGIRKFTDEVGKLWTSLADYYVRRGLFEKARDIFEEGISSVVTVKEFSVVFEAYTQFEQSMLAAKLEAAEEEGGEDENEGGGRKSGLDKLSRKFLDEFWLNDEDDTDLRMARFERLLDRRPELLSSVLLRQNPHNVEEWHRRVKLFEKDPARQVATYVEAVKTVDPMKAVGKPHTLWVAFAKMYEKHNRLDSAEDIFKRATQVNYKAVDHLASIWCEWAEMELRHNNFDKAIELMRQATAEPSVEVKRRAAADGDEPVQMKVHKSLKMWSFYVDLEESLGTLDSTGAVYERILDLRIATPQIILNYAYLLEEHKYFEDAFKVYERGVKIFKYPHVKAIWVTYLTKFVQRYKRSKLERARELFHEAVQQAPPEEKKPLYLQWAKLEEDYGLAKRAMNVYDEAVRAVPNSEKMAMYEIYIARAAELFGVPRTRQIYEQAIESGLPDRDVLTMCMKFAELERSLGEIDRSRAIYVHASNYSDPNNPDFWKKWNDFEIQHGNEDTFREMLRIKRTVAASRSQTHFILPEYLMQRDQRLNLDEAVDTLKRAGVPEDEMAALERQLAPGPSTAPPAAPSTAPASANRMMNFVSAGVEAQAESSRQQAGNNEDIELPDESDDEEPDVQIAEKSVPAAVFGELGKRAAENNEESSGAQGNEQLGALERIKRRRQ, from the exons ATGCCGTCAGCGTCGGGTCCGGTGGCCGTGGCGTCGGCTTCGGCGGCGGCGAAGGCCGCGCCGTCTGTGGCCGTCGGGATCTCGCCGGACCTGTACCCGACGGAGGACGACCTGCcctacgaggaggagatcctgcGGGAGCCCTTCAAGCTCAAGGGGTGGTGGCGCTACCTCGtggcccgcgccgccgcgccgttCGCCAAGCGCGCCGTCATCTACGAGCGCGCCCTCAAGGCGCTCCCGGGGAGCTACAAGCTCTGGCACGCCTACCTCCGCGACCGCCTAGACCACGCGCGCCCGCACCCCATCGACCACCCGGCCTACTCCTCCCTCAACAACACCTTCGAGCGGGCGCTGGCCACCATGCACAAGATGCCGCGCGTCTGGGTCCTCTACCTCACCTCGCTGCTCGACCAGCGCCTGCTCACGCGCGCACGCCGCTCCTTCGACCGCGCCCTGCGGGCGCTCCCCGTCACGCAGCACGACCGCATCTGGCCGCTGTacctccgcctcgcctcgctccCGGCCTGCCCCGTCGAGACGTCGCTCCGAGTCTTCCGCCGATACCTCCAATTTGACCCCTCCCACGCCGAGGACTTCATCAACTTCCTTATATCCGCCAACCACTGGCAGGAGGCCGCCAACCGTCTAGCTTCAGTGCTCAACGACGACGGGTTCCGCTCCGTCAAGGGGAAAACAAGGCACCAGCTCTGGCTCGAGCTCTGTGAGATCCTCACCAAGCATGCTGATGAGGTTGCCGGCCTCAAGGTGGATGCCATCCTGCGTGGCGGGATACGCAAGTTCACCGATGAGGTCGGCAAGCTTTGGACCTCACTGGCTGATTACTATGTCAGGAGAGGCCTTTTCGAAAAAGCTAGGGATATATTTGAGGAGGGCATTTCTTCAGTGGTTACCGTCAAGGAGTTCAGCGTGGTGTTTGAGGCATATACACAGTTTGAGCAGAGTATGCTTGCGGCAAAGCTGGAGGCTGCTGAGGAAGAAGGGGGTGAGGATGAGAACGAGGGAGGTGGCAGGAAGAGTGGGTTGGATAAGTTATCAAGGAAATTCCTcgatgaattctggttgaacgATGAGGATGATACTGATTTGAGGATGGCAAGGTTTGAGCGGCTGTTGGATCGCAGACCAGAGCTTCTTAGCAGTGTGCTGTTGCGACAGAATCCACACAATGTGGAGGAGTGGCACAG GAGGGTGAAACTCTTTGAAAAGGATCCTGCGAGGCAAGTAGCGACATATGTTGAGGCCGTGAAAACTGTAGACCCAATGAAGGCAGTTGGGAAGCCCCATACTCTGTGGGTGGCATTTGCAAAGATGTATGAGAAACACAATCGTCTAGATAGTGCTGAAGATATTTTCAAACGGGCTACTCAAGTGAATTATAAGGCAGTTGACCACTTAGCCAGTATCTGGTGTGAGTGGGCAGAGATGGAGCTGCGCCACAACAATTTTGACAAGGCTATTGAGCTGATGAGGCAAGCAACGGCAGAGCCCTCTGTTGAGGTTAAGAGGCGGG CTGCTGCTGACGGGGACGAGCCTGTCCAGATGAAAGTGCACAAATCTTTGAAAATGTGGAGCTTTTATGTTGATCTGGAGGAGAGCCTTGGAACCTTAGACTCTACCGGTGCAGTTTATGAGAGAATATTGGATTTACGAATTGCCACTCCACAGATAATTCTCAATTATGCATATCTTCTTGAG GAGCACAAGTATTTCGAAGATGCATTTAAAGTGTATGAAAGGGGCGTGAAAATATTCAAGTATCCCCACGTTAAGGCCATTTGGGTGACCTACCTTACAAAGTTTGTACAGAGATACAAGAGAAGCAAGTTAGAACGAGCAAGAGAGCTTTTCCATGAAGCTGTCCAACAG GCTCCTCCAGAGGAAAAGAAGCCTCTATATTTACAATGGGCAAAACTGGAGGAAGACTATGGTCTTGCCAAACGTGCTATGAATGTATATGATGAAGCTGTAAGAGCTGTTCCTAACAGTGAAAAAATGGCTATGTATGAAATCTATATAGCACGTGCTGCCGAACTCTTCGGTGTTCCAAGGACAAGACAAATATATGAG CAAGCAATTGAATCTGGCCTCCCAGACAGAGATGTTCTGACAATGTGCATGAAATTCGCTGAGTTAGAGAGAAGCCTTGGGGAAATTGATCGTTCGCGTGCCATCTATGTGCATGCATCCAACTATTCTGATCCAAACAATCCTGACTTTTGGAAGAAGTGGAATGATTTTGAGATTCAGCACGGTAACGAAGACACATTCAGGGAGATGCTTCGTATCAAACGTACAGTGGCTGCTAGCCGCAGTCAG ACACATTTCATACTACCGGAGTACTTGATGCAGAGGGATCAGAGGTTAAACCTGGACGAAGCAGTTGACACTCTGAAGCGTGCTGGCGTCCCTGAAGATGAGATGGCAGCCTTGGAAAGGCAACTGGCTCCCGGACCATCCACTGCACCACCAGCAGCACCAAGCACTGCCCCAGCCTCTGCTAACAGGATGATGAACTTTGTCAGTGCTGGAGTAGAGGCGCAGGCCGAGAGCAGCAGGCAACAGGCTGGTAACAATGAGGACATTGAGCTGCCCGACGAGAGTGACGACGAGGAACCCGATGTCCAAATTGCAGAGAAGAGTGTTCCTGCTGCGGTATTTGGTGAGCTTGGCAAGAGAGCTGCCGAGAACAATGAGGAAAGCTCAGGTGCCCAAGGGAACGAGCAGCTGGGCGCCCTCGAAAGGATAAAGAGACGGCGCCAATAG